The following are encoded together in the Blautia obeum ATCC 29174 genome:
- a CDS encoding phage major capsid protein — MNKKLLELLDKINNKKVEVRSLVDQGKIEEAKAAKNELKKLQDEFDILKDIDDTAVTNLENNTNKGVNLNQKKDSVKEFADAARKGFRNSMNEGTAADGGYTVPEDIQTRINERRAAKFSLVDLVDVEVVTTNKGSRTYKKRAQQTGFTKVGEGAKIPAGNTPQFERVGYEIEKYTGYYPVTNELLEDSDANIADALIIWIGDESRVTRNRIIRDVIKEKEETAIASLDDIKKILNVTLGQAFKPTSKVITNDDGLQWLDTLKNDKGEYLLQPSPSNPMDSVLCAGATRVPVKVIPNGDMPSDTATKGNRKIPMIIGDLKEGIKFWDRKKTTLTTSNTAVAGTLNAFEEDLTIFRAIEREDCKTKDDAAFVNGVLTITEATE; from the coding sequence ATGAACAAAAAATTATTAGAGTTACTGGATAAGATCAATAATAAGAAAGTCGAAGTAAGAAGTCTGGTTGATCAGGGGAAGATCGAGGAAGCGAAAGCAGCTAAGAATGAACTCAAAAAACTGCAGGATGAATTTGACATTCTGAAAGACATTGATGATACAGCAGTGACGAATCTTGAAAATAACACAAACAAAGGCGTGAATCTTAATCAGAAAAAAGATTCAGTAAAAGAGTTTGCTGATGCTGCCAGAAAAGGATTCAGAAATTCTATGAACGAAGGTACTGCAGCTGACGGTGGCTATACAGTTCCGGAAGATATTCAGACAAGAATCAATGAACGCAGGGCAGCGAAGTTTTCACTGGTTGATCTGGTCGATGTGGAAGTAGTAACTACAAATAAAGGATCAAGAACTTATAAAAAGCGAGCTCAGCAGACTGGATTTACAAAAGTGGGAGAAGGTGCGAAGATTCCAGCCGGAAATACTCCACAGTTTGAACGTGTGGGATACGAAATTGAAAAATATACAGGATATTATCCGGTTACTAATGAGTTACTGGAAGATTCTGACGCCAATATTGCAGATGCTCTTATTATCTGGATCGGTGATGAATCACGTGTTACCAGAAATAGGATTATTCGAGATGTAATCAAAGAAAAAGAAGAAACAGCAATCGCATCGCTGGATGATATAAAGAAAATTCTGAATGTAACTCTTGGACAGGCATTTAAACCAACATCAAAAGTTATTACGAATGATGATGGTCTTCAGTGGCTGGATACGTTGAAAAACGATAAGGGTGAATACCTTCTGCAACCATCTCCATCAAACCCTATGGATTCGGTACTTTGCGCCGGCGCAACCAGAGTTCCTGTAAAGGTAATCCCGAATGGAGATATGCCATCTGATACAGCGACTAAAGGAAACAGAAAGATTCCAATGATCATTGGCGATCTGAAAGAGGGAATTAAATTCTGGGACAGAAAGAAAACTACATTAACTACTTCAAATACAGCAGTAGCAGGTACTTTAAATGCATTTGAAGAAGATCTGACAATTTTCCGTGCAATTGAAAGAGAAGACTGCAAGACTAAAGATGATGCTGCATTTGTAAATGGTGTTCTGACCATTACAGAAGCAACTGAATGA
- a CDS encoding phage head-tail connector protein — protein MLEKIKSRCGIPGDIDIYDTDIQLYINDCIADMKASGVPEKLLDMNGIDPQVTTAVTLYVKAYLGDDRSDTEIYLKLYRQKVFRLTMEDE, from the coding sequence ATGCTGGAAAAAATAAAAAGCCGATGTGGAATACCAGGGGACATAGATATCTATGACACAGATATTCAATTATATATAAATGACTGTATAGCAGATATGAAAGCTTCAGGAGTACCGGAGAAATTACTGGATATGAATGGCATAGATCCGCAGGTAACAACAGCTGTGACACTATATGTAAAAGCATATCTGGGAGATGACCGATCAGATACAGAAATATATTTAAAGCTTTACAGACAGAAGGTATTTCGGTTGACTATGGAGGACGAATAA
- a CDS encoding HK97-gp10 family putative phage morphogenesis protein: MADFNMQGIDDLMSALNTLDTDRIAPTMLEEVVPILEENVKKRTAAHKATGALAESMKASKAKQTKEGYSISVRPTGKDNKGVSNMEKACYLEYGTSKQTATPVISPAVRESEEAVAEKMQEVFEREMKKLGDF, from the coding sequence ATGGCAGATTTTAATATGCAGGGGATTGATGACCTTATGTCGGCCCTGAATACACTGGATACTGACCGGATTGCACCAACTATGTTGGAAGAAGTCGTTCCCATCCTGGAAGAGAATGTAAAAAAAAGGACTGCAGCACATAAGGCTACAGGAGCCCTTGCTGAATCAATGAAAGCTTCGAAAGCGAAGCAGACGAAAGAAGGGTACAGCATTTCTGTTCGGCCAACAGGAAAAGACAATAAAGGTGTCAGCAATATGGAAAAAGCATGTTATCTGGAATATGGAACATCAAAACAAACAGCAACACCTGTAATCAGTCCGGCAGTGAGAGAAAGTGAGGAAGCTGTGGCAGAAAAAATGCAGGAAGTATTTGAAAGAGAGATGAAGAAACTTGGAGACTTCTGA
- a CDS encoding major tail protein: MAYIGLRKPIIAQRTGAGKYSTPFVLGKAISLNVTPNYAEGSLNADDGQAEYDKEFNYADVTLGTSTLPIEAHEKMFGYTVSTEGKEVTMNANDESSYVGTGWVTVEKIDGVRFFTANVLVKVKYSEPSEEYSTKGDSIEYKTPSISGRALKEDDGTWKKVKQFDTEKEALDYIYKFFGVTNPQETV, encoded by the coding sequence ATGGCATATATTGGATTAAGAAAACCGATCATAGCACAGAGAACAGGAGCTGGAAAGTACAGCACACCATTTGTATTAGGTAAAGCGATTTCCTTAAATGTAACGCCTAACTACGCTGAAGGAAGTTTAAATGCAGATGATGGTCAGGCTGAATATGACAAGGAATTTAACTATGCAGATGTTACCCTTGGAACGAGTACGCTTCCTATTGAAGCACATGAAAAAATGTTTGGATATACAGTGAGTACTGAAGGCAAAGAAGTAACAATGAATGCAAATGATGAAAGCAGCTATGTGGGTACAGGATGGGTAACCGTTGAAAAGATTGATGGGGTACGTTTCTTTACAGCGAATGTTCTTGTAAAGGTAAAATACAGCGAACCATCTGAGGAATATTCTACAAAAGGAGATTCTATTGAGTATAAGACTCCATCAATTTCAGGCCGCGCATTAAAGGAAGATGATGGTACATGGAAAAAGGTCAAGCAGTTTGATACAGAGAAAGAAGCACTTGACTATATTTATAAATTCTTTGGTGTAACTAATCCGCAGGAAACTGTCTGA
- a CDS encoding phage tail tape measure protein, whose translation MAKQRKIGAIIALDGEREFKTAVTSCNKSLATMKSEMKLVSAQTTGSANTLEALRKKHDVLQRTLNEQAKKEEAVRKGLEHAQEDYNRVGSELEQYKTKLSKAQETLKKMEESQDTTKETMAEQQKVVSELSTTVEKGEVSYQKAESRVQDWKKSLNNAEAQTITATRALSENSAYMQEAEKSADGCATSIDAFGKQVNVAAEATDNLNTSVNKIFVTEKIGEIADNISGKMRDLASSAYDAAKELDEGYDTIVTKTGATGKALDSLQESANNVFGDMPADMQDVGTAIGEVNTRFGQTGKVLEDTSKQFMKFAEINDTDLNESIDVSDRIMEQFGITTEQTSGFLGLLTQRGQETGKSVTELMSQLDSNAALFKELDLSVEESANLLAIFETNGVDAGVALKGLKTATNNYAKEGLSARQGLEKTIDRIKKAKTSTEALALAQDTFGSKGAQVMADGIREGRISLDDLSDSMDNYKNVVEDTFETTLDPWDKATVAANNLKTAGSELVGEFFEVLAPAIDSATDTVKKISKEFRELPEPVKEVTAVVGAVGAAAGIAGPQILKVYSAVKTLKTASEAGKAIETLTTAQTAMTVATEGATVAQSGFNLAMLANPATLVVGGIVALTTALVVFSKNTEIAKDSTHELADAADDVNESAGKAAKALNKATDGIKDAVSGNAASEATAYKLVDELDALTSKTKLTTAEQNRMKTVVGELNTMFPDMGLEIDSVTGKLSMGSEEMKNYIQNSLEMAKIEAVQKAVKETTEKLVDAEIEQTKSEQQLQKTADALNEIQKKREEAEQAVLDKQKEREEAQRKLNDAEYAGTETADELLAKIYDTSEAQIEYNGALMTVSDACMKMAEDEQVLTEKKGEQEEAQKKLNDSVNDAQEEINTYTEYIESNTVAAENNTDATDANTDAVNTNTEAVEQQQAAASLSIETAGQQLEAFNSLSQAQQTLATDVTNAVLTMQESVQNSLDSQMNMFEEFNAGTEISKDTLLSNMQSQIDGVRNWEQNLTELAEKGVDEGLLQKLADMGPEGSTYVQAFNSMTTDELAKANDLWKQSVDIKSMSEQWGQDLTQAVGELAAGGENAWQELGQSMNMQANESGKYTVQGLVEGMQEAQKQATEEGKDLGIKTIDSINKASGVASPSKKTRQSGRYIVSGLTLGIKDSKSTAVNMAVELGNDTVKAIYNALQRGNPRVKTIAAAIGTNATRSMTKSVDTNAIYNMGLNMAYGLANGITAGRSSVINAVANMCASAVNEARSRLDIHSPSKVFEKIGSYTAEGFGIGYENKMEDVNGIIRESMSYPDNLQRQTQTRNTAVPEKTMDALMEYLPYLQIIAEKKYMAYVDQNQAADALGEKISNNTALRTRRMR comes from the coding sequence ATGGCAAAGCAGAGAAAAATAGGTGCAATTATTGCGCTGGATGGAGAGAGAGAATTTAAGACAGCGGTAACATCGTGCAATAAATCACTGGCAACAATGAAATCAGAAATGAAACTGGTCAGTGCTCAGACGACAGGAAGTGCGAATACACTTGAAGCGTTAAGAAAAAAGCATGATGTTTTACAGCGTACTTTAAATGAACAGGCAAAAAAAGAAGAAGCTGTAAGAAAAGGTCTGGAACATGCACAGGAAGATTATAACCGGGTAGGCTCTGAACTGGAACAGTATAAAACCAAACTGTCAAAAGCCCAGGAAACATTAAAGAAAATGGAAGAATCACAGGATACAACGAAGGAGACTATGGCCGAACAGCAGAAGGTTGTATCAGAGTTATCTACCACTGTGGAGAAGGGCGAAGTTAGTTATCAGAAAGCAGAAAGCCGTGTACAGGACTGGAAGAAGAGTCTGAATAATGCTGAAGCACAGACAATCACTGCAACAAGAGCATTGAGTGAAAACAGTGCGTATATGCAGGAAGCTGAAAAGTCCGCTGATGGGTGCGCAACATCAATCGATGCATTCGGAAAACAAGTCAATGTGGCAGCAGAAGCAACCGATAATCTGAATACTTCAGTCAATAAGATTTTTGTCACGGAAAAGATTGGCGAGATTGCAGACAATATTTCCGGAAAGATGCGTGATCTGGCTTCCAGTGCATATGATGCGGCGAAGGAATTGGATGAAGGCTATGACACCATTGTCACCAAGACCGGTGCAACAGGAAAAGCATTAGATAGTCTTCAGGAAAGTGCAAATAATGTTTTCGGGGACATGCCTGCAGATATGCAGGATGTCGGAACAGCAATCGGAGAAGTAAATACACGTTTTGGACAAACCGGAAAAGTTCTGGAGGACACATCAAAACAGTTCATGAAATTTGCTGAAATCAATGATACGGATCTTAATGAATCTATCGATGTATCTGACAGAATTATGGAACAGTTTGGAATCACTACAGAACAGACTAGCGGATTTCTTGGATTATTGACACAGAGAGGACAGGAAACCGGAAAAAGCGTGACTGAGCTGATGTCGCAGCTGGATTCTAATGCGGCATTGTTTAAAGAGTTAGACCTTAGCGTGGAAGAATCAGCCAATTTACTTGCAATATTTGAGACAAATGGTGTTGATGCTGGAGTTGCATTAAAAGGACTGAAAACAGCTACAAATAATTATGCAAAAGAAGGGCTGAGTGCAAGGCAGGGACTTGAAAAGACAATTGACAGGATTAAAAAAGCGAAGACTAGCACAGAAGCTCTTGCATTGGCGCAGGATACTTTTGGAAGCAAAGGCGCTCAGGTTATGGCTGACGGAATCAGAGAGGGCAGAATCAGCCTGGATGATTTGTCAGATTCTATGGATAACTACAAAAATGTAGTAGAGGATACATTTGAAACTACATTGGATCCATGGGATAAAGCAACTGTAGCAGCAAATAATCTGAAGACTGCAGGTTCAGAATTAGTAGGAGAGTTTTTTGAAGTGTTAGCACCAGCGATTGATTCTGCTACTGATACAGTAAAAAAGATTTCGAAGGAGTTTCGGGAACTACCAGAACCAGTAAAAGAAGTTACAGCAGTTGTTGGCGCAGTAGGAGCTGCGGCAGGAATCGCCGGACCACAGATCCTAAAGGTATATAGTGCGGTAAAAACACTAAAGACTGCATCAGAAGCAGGAAAAGCAATTGAGACATTAACGACTGCTCAAACAGCAATGACTGTAGCAACGGAAGGTGCAACTGTTGCCCAGAGCGGCTTCAATCTTGCAATGCTGGCAAATCCGGCCACGCTCGTTGTAGGGGGAATTGTTGCCCTTACAACTGCACTGGTTGTTTTCTCAAAAAATACTGAGATAGCAAAAGATTCCACGCATGAATTGGCAGATGCAGCGGATGATGTCAATGAAAGTGCAGGCAAAGCAGCGAAAGCTCTGAATAAGGCTACCGATGGTATCAAAGATGCAGTATCAGGAAATGCTGCCAGTGAAGCTACAGCATATAAGTTGGTTGATGAACTGGATGCACTGACAAGCAAAACCAAATTAACAACTGCTGAGCAAAATAGAATGAAAACAGTAGTTGGAGAATTGAATACAATGTTTCCGGACATGGGACTAGAGATTGACTCTGTAACCGGAAAACTTAGTATGGGTTCCGAAGAAATGAAGAACTATATACAAAATTCTCTTGAGATGGCTAAGATTGAGGCTGTTCAGAAAGCAGTCAAAGAGACAACAGAAAAACTTGTTGATGCTGAAATTGAACAGACAAAATCAGAACAGCAGCTCCAGAAGACAGCAGATGCACTGAATGAGATCCAGAAAAAAAGAGAAGAAGCTGAACAGGCTGTACTTGATAAGCAAAAGGAAAGAGAAGAAGCCCAGAGAAAACTCAATGATGCAGAATATGCGGGAACTGAGACAGCAGATGAACTTCTGGCCAAGATTTATGATACATCAGAAGCCCAGATTGAATATAACGGTGCATTGATGACTGTATCAGATGCCTGTATGAAAATGGCAGAAGACGAACAGGTTCTCACTGAGAAAAAAGGAGAACAGGAAGAAGCTCAGAAAAAATTAAATGATTCTGTCAATGATGCACAGGAAGAAATCAATACATATACAGAATATATTGAGAGTAATACTGTGGCTGCAGAAAATAACACTGATGCGACCGATGCCAATACAGATGCGGTTAATACCAATACAGAGGCTGTGGAACAGCAACAGGCGGCAGCCAGTTTGAGCATAGAGACTGCAGGACAACAGCTTGAGGCATTCAACAGCCTTTCACAGGCACAACAGACATTGGCAACTGATGTGACGAATGCAGTTCTGACAATGCAGGAAAGCGTGCAGAATAGCCTTGACTCTCAGATGAATATGTTTGAAGAGTTTAATGCCGGTACAGAAATATCCAAAGACACTTTATTATCAAATATGCAGAGCCAGATTGATGGTGTAAGGAATTGGGAACAGAACCTAACTGAACTTGCTGAAAAAGGTGTCGACGAGGGATTACTGCAGAAGCTGGCCGACATGGGACCTGAAGGCTCAACATATGTGCAGGCATTCAATTCTATGACCACGGACGAGTTGGCGAAGGCAAATGATTTATGGAAACAAAGCGTAGATATTAAATCAATGAGTGAGCAGTGGGGGCAGGACCTGACACAGGCTGTAGGAGAATTGGCAGCAGGAGGAGAAAATGCATGGCAGGAACTCGGACAGTCTATGAACATGCAAGCCAACGAGAGTGGTAAATATACCGTGCAAGGTTTGGTTGAGGGAATGCAAGAGGCTCAGAAACAGGCGACAGAAGAGGGCAAAGATCTTGGAATCAAGACGATTGACAGTATAAATAAAGCATCTGGAGTAGCTTCACCATCTAAAAAGACGAGGCAGTCAGGCAGATATATTGTATCCGGGTTGACACTTGGAATAAAAGATTCTAAAAGTACGGCAGTTAATATGGCGGTGGAACTTGGAAATGATACTGTTAAAGCAATTTATAATGCATTACAGCGGGGAAACCCACGCGTAAAGACGATTGCAGCGGCGATTGGAACAAATGCAACAAGATCCATGACAAAGTCAGTTGATACCAATGCAATATACAATATGGGGTTAAATATGGCATATGGTCTGGCAAATGGAATCACAGCAGGAAGGTCCAGCGTAATAAATGCAGTAGCGAATATGTGTGCATCGGCTGTTAATGAGGCAAGAAGCCGGCTGGATATACACAGTCCATCAAAGGTATTTGAAAAGATTGGGTCCTATACTGCAGAGGGTTTTGGAATAGGATACGAAAATAAAATGGAGGATGTCAATGGAATCATTCGTGAAAGCATGAGCTATCCAGATAATCTCCAAAGACAGACACAAACCAGGAATACTGCAGTTCCGGAAAAAACTATGGATGCTTTAATGGAATATCTGCCATATCTGCAGATAATTGCAGAAAAGAAATATATGGCTTATGTTGATCAGAATCAGGCAGCGGATGCACTTGGAGAGAAAATATCCAATAATACTGCTTTGAGAACAAGGAGGATGAGATGA
- a CDS encoding phage distal tail protein — translation MKVNGIDISIFSAKQLRYEIEHREVNSQSEWPAALETPVMEKSTKGFKTITVAVAVYGKGKEDVIHNRSDLLAIMYEKLELELDGYSNRFECVLDKITVKEAIKRKCHEVTLNFIGYEFGKEISINMTNTIKSITVKGNDEAPCIVEIAPSVDLGSVEITGAAYNRISGEKETITIRNLKAGKTVIINGEDCTVLQEGLNKFADADMWEFPVLKPGTNTISCSSDKCAVTLKYKPRYV, via the coding sequence ATGAAAGTCAATGGTATCGATATAAGCATATTTTCAGCAAAACAGTTGAGATATGAAATAGAACATAGAGAAGTTAATTCTCAAAGTGAGTGGCCAGCAGCACTTGAAACACCTGTTATGGAAAAGAGCACAAAAGGATTTAAGACAATAACCGTGGCTGTTGCAGTATATGGCAAAGGAAAGGAAGATGTTATACATAATCGAAGTGATCTACTGGCAATCATGTATGAAAAGCTGGAACTGGAACTTGACGGATATTCGAATCGTTTTGAATGCGTACTGGATAAAATAACAGTGAAAGAGGCTATTAAACGTAAATGTCACGAGGTGACGCTGAATTTTATAGGATATGAATTTGGCAAAGAGATATCAATAAATATGACAAATACAATAAAGTCTATAACCGTAAAAGGAAATGACGAGGCGCCTTGCATCGTGGAAATCGCGCCATCAGTAGATCTGGGATCCGTGGAAATTACTGGAGCAGCTTATAATCGTATATCCGGAGAAAAGGAGACGATTACGATCAGGAATCTTAAAGCCGGAAAAACGGTTATCATTAATGGTGAGGATTGTACAGTACTGCAGGAAGGATTGAATAAATTTGCCGATGCAGATATGTGGGAATTCCCGGTACTGAAACCAGGCACAAATACAATAAGCTGTTCGAGTGACAAATGCGCAGTTACACTGAAATATAAACCAAGATATGTATAG
- a CDS encoding phage tail protein, giving the protein MLRILDKNKVPVKGLKKYTDLCIESALELDDRTLSFSAPYRNIRNAIVNEGYIETKDDRYVVKEIEKNSGGTAKILAQLDLESLEGKAFREFRSEEQTIRNALQLAFAGTGWTIGICKVSKKRTLSMSNVSALDVLKQALKTYRCEITINSKDQIVNVYTSVGEDKGCYFSNQLNLTQLTVQSTSYDFYTEIEPYGKDGLTIETVNDGKTYLENHQYSSKVKRCIWKDERYTVPESLKEDAEAKLKDMSKPYTSYSANVIDLAKHSEKYSILEYGIGDTVTLLDDFTDTREEQRIVRMKTYPDAPEKNSCTLANKVLTFDELAQKYEDTANTVDNITNDNGQIDGDTIDGIYSRQVIDLEDGIVNSVYIQELNTKYVQVSGKLTAVEGEFGTLKANVAEFEETYTKRLTAAEADIGKLRTTDLSAVNGKIEVLDSNYANIRNLLSGDAGIGDLQNIHLTSDNAVIDTALIRTAVMQSVTIGDLLAGTISTNKFKIMSDDGGIQISGATQQWKDANGVVRMQAGRDAKGDFTFALFDETGKGTLIDSTGVKPGAIADGLIVNEMVSDTANIAASKLDIDSLFTAINDSTQVIKSNRIWLDDSGQSLNQAYTKMTKNITEIESTASSASDSASAAADAAKKALETLSGISTLDAMSASLNNDAHVVHTYTDGSGGDYSSCYTVFSVFLGDTDVSDHIDEIHTTASDGITGTWNPQLRKYQVTAMSTDSGYVDISALYGLEGKVLLVGEKGLVIGGKVLIVKSMGSWITKRFSVSKAKDGKIGLSYDLRVSTQIIRKQKDDKTLEPTNVTFSAYKNDNGSVSSYSGKFQIEESKDSGKTYEIKYGSSSAELLTVYTPSSPDVQIIRCSLYDSSGVQLLDTQTVSIISDAAGLAQDIAAVDQKAQEAKEAIQTTSQEVTEIKSGMEGFETKLSKTTTDLQGVTDGTLLYNTKCQDNGDGTTTVSAALYKAGREVTKEYPAAWFSWSRRTEQGEAFLQYGYSVTVNNDDYMFGGVVIGQFIRYVQMALTVGDKLLVIGNKAMCVNVDA; this is encoded by the coding sequence ATGCTGAGAATATTGGATAAAAACAAAGTCCCGGTAAAGGGACTGAAAAAATATACGGATTTATGTATTGAGAGTGCTCTGGAATTGGATGACAGAACACTCTCTTTTTCTGCACCTTACAGAAATATAAGAAATGCAATAGTAAACGAAGGATATATTGAGACTAAGGATGACCGTTATGTTGTAAAAGAGATTGAAAAGAATTCCGGAGGCACAGCCAAGATCCTGGCACAGTTGGATCTGGAATCACTGGAGGGCAAAGCTTTTCGCGAGTTCCGATCAGAAGAGCAGACTATCAGAAATGCCCTGCAGCTTGCATTTGCGGGAACCGGATGGACAATTGGAATATGCAAAGTAAGCAAGAAAAGAACGTTATCAATGTCCAACGTTTCTGCACTGGACGTATTGAAACAGGCACTTAAAACATACAGGTGTGAGATTACGATCAATTCAAAGGACCAGATAGTTAATGTATATACTTCGGTTGGTGAAGACAAAGGATGTTACTTTTCGAACCAGCTGAATCTTACACAACTTACTGTACAGTCAACTTCATATGATTTTTATACAGAGATAGAGCCATATGGCAAAGACGGATTAACGATTGAGACGGTGAATGATGGCAAGACATACTTGGAAAACCATCAATACAGCTCAAAAGTCAAAAGGTGTATCTGGAAAGACGAAAGATATACAGTTCCGGAATCATTAAAAGAGGATGCAGAGGCAAAGCTTAAAGACATGAGCAAGCCTTATACGTCATACTCGGCCAATGTGATAGACCTGGCAAAGCATTCTGAAAAATACAGCATTCTCGAATATGGCATAGGCGACACGGTGACATTACTCGACGATTTCACTGACACCAGAGAAGAACAGCGTATTGTAAGGATGAAGACCTATCCGGATGCACCGGAAAAGAACAGCTGTACACTGGCGAATAAAGTCCTGACGTTTGATGAGCTTGCACAGAAATATGAAGATACTGCAAATACTGTTGACAACATCACGAACGATAATGGCCAGATTGATGGTGATACGATTGATGGAATCTATAGCAGGCAGGTTATTGATCTGGAAGATGGAATCGTCAATTCTGTGTACATACAGGAACTCAATACGAAATATGTACAGGTTTCCGGAAAACTGACTGCAGTTGAAGGTGAGTTTGGAACGCTTAAAGCAAATGTTGCAGAATTTGAAGAGACCTACACCAAAAGACTTACGGCAGCAGAAGCTGATATTGGCAAATTACGAACCACAGATTTATCAGCAGTGAACGGCAAGATTGAAGTCCTTGATTCCAATTATGCCAACATAAGGAACCTTCTTTCCGGAGATGCCGGCATCGGTGACCTGCAGAATATTCATCTTACTTCCGACAATGCAGTGATCGATACGGCTCTGATCAGAACAGCAGTTATGCAGTCCGTTACCATTGGAGATCTTCTGGCTGGTACAATCAGCACCAACAAATTCAAGATCATGTCAGACGATGGAGGCATCCAGATATCTGGAGCAACCCAGCAGTGGAAAGATGCCAATGGAGTAGTCCGGATGCAGGCTGGCAGGGATGCCAAAGGGGATTTTACCTTTGCACTTTTTGATGAGACTGGCAAAGGAACTCTGATCGATTCCACTGGTGTGAAGCCAGGAGCGATTGCTGATGGACTTATTGTGAATGAGATGGTTTCTGACACAGCCAACATTGCCGCTTCCAAGCTGGATATAGACAGCCTGTTCACAGCAATCAATGATAGTACTCAGGTCATCAAGAGTAACCGTATCTGGCTGGATGATTCCGGACAGAGCCTGAACCAGGCTTACACCAAGATGACCAAGAACATCACCGAGATTGAATCCACGGCAAGCTCTGCATCAGACAGTGCATCTGCGGCGGCAGACGCAGCCAAGAAAGCACTGGAAACCTTATCCGGAATCTCAACGTTGGACGCAATGTCAGCATCACTAAATAATGATGCTCATGTGGTCCATACCTACACGGATGGATCCGGCGGAGACTACAGTTCATGTTATACAGTATTCTCAGTGTTCCTGGGCGATACGGATGTATCTGATCATATCGATGAGATCCACACAACTGCATCAGATGGAATCACTGGCACATGGAATCCACAGCTGAGAAAGTACCAGGTAACTGCTATGTCCACGGACAGCGGTTATGTAGATATCTCAGCATTGTACGGCTTAGAAGGAAAGGTGCTGCTGGTAGGTGAAAAGGGACTTGTGATCGGCGGTAAAGTATTGATTGTAAAATCTATGGGCTCCTGGATCACAAAACGATTCTCGGTCTCCAAGGCAAAAGACGGAAAGATTGGTCTAAGTTATGACCTTCGAGTTAGTACTCAGATTATCCGGAAGCAGAAAGATGATAAAACGCTGGAACCGACAAATGTGACGTTCTCGGCCTACAAGAATGACAATGGATCCGTGAGCAGCTATTCCGGAAAATTTCAAATCGAAGAATCAAAGGATTCCGGAAAGACCTATGAGATCAAGTATGGCTCCTCATCCGCTGAACTGTTGACGGTATACACACCATCATCTCCGGATGTGCAGATCATCCGGTGTTCCCTGTACGATTCTTCCGGAGTGCAGCTCTTGGACACTCAGACTGTATCAATCATATCAGATGCTGCAGGACTTGCACAGGACATTGCGGCGGTGGACCAAAAAGCCCAGGAAGCAAAAGAAGCGATTCAGACTACTTCACAGGAAGTAACTGAGATCAAGAGTGGCATGGAAGGCTTTGAGACGAAATTATCCAAGACCACAACAGACCTGCAGGGAGTGACCGATGGAACGCTCCTGTACAACACCAAGTGCCAGGATAATGGAGACGGAACAACGACTGTATCAGCGGCATTGTACAAAGCCGGCAGAGAAGTCACGAAGGAATATCCGGCAGCATGGTTCTCCTGGAGCAGGAGGACAGAGCAGGGAGAAGCATTCCTTCAGTATGGATATTCAGTAACAGTAAACAATGATGATTATATGTTCGGTGGAGTTGTAATCGGACAGTTTATCAGATATGTGCAGATGGCTCTTACAGTAGGAGATAAGCTTCTCGTGATCGGAAACAAAGCCATGTGCGTAAATGTAGATGCGTAA